Sequence from the Cryptococcus neoformans var. neoformans JEC21 chromosome 1, complete sequence genome:
caccaccaccgaaTTCCAGTCCTAATCAGATACAAGCGGAGTTCTACTACTCTTACTCTATGCCTTACCCGCCGCGGCCACCAGCATACAGCGGTCACATGCCTGCCCACTCTGGCTCTTCGTCAAACGGCCCACCAGAAATCTTCACCCCTGTATCGGCACACACTAATAGCTATAGATTTAGCTACCCAGGACAAGGTACCATCCAACCAtatcttttctctccttggcAAGGGCAGGATCGTCAACTACCAGGTGCTCCGGGATCAAATTTTGGTACATCTGAAAGGAAAGGCTCCCCGGATAGCAGTACGACTACGGGAGAAAGATGGGACCGACCCTCGCCCAATCAAGTAGGGGCTGCGTCGCCACTGACAGAGCGGAGTACAAGTGTCGATGAAAAGGATTGTAAAGGAATAAGTTATACGGCTGATGCGGAAGTTAAACAGACGCCACAAGTATGTAAAATGAGTTTCCGGCGGCTTACTGAAGTCAGACGCTGACGAGATTTTACCAGATGAAGAGACAGTGTTTCAACTGCACGAACCGTAACCCCCCGAGCTGGCGAAAATCTGTTCTCCACCCAGGAAAAATCGTGAGCAGAGCCCAACTCACCTTACAGTCCTCAGTCTAACCACTCCTTATACAGCTTTGTAACAAGTGTGGAATCTTTGAGCGCACCCACCACCGGCCTCGCCCGCCTCAAAACGACGATCAAAAGCTTCGCAAAGCTTCTACGTTGTCCAACTCCATCCACCGGCGGGaagctcctccacctttgcAGAACGCTAGGACCGAGCATAGCTCAGCATCTCCGCGCAGCCCTTGTAAGTTTTTCGCCTGCCTCGCCATTTCCAACCGTAACAGAGGGATTCGGCTGACAGTCTCCAGTCTCCGGCCCTCAGTCAACCCCTATGTCTACAAGTCTCACTTACCCACCCATGTACGGATCTCCTGATCCCCTTCAGGCCTCTGGTGGCTACTTCCGTCGTTCAGCAACTCACCAGCCCACCCTTGGATCACCCGAGCGTTCACCCTTCAGTCACTCTATGATATCTCCCAAcctatcttcttctgctgaAGATCCAAATGCGATGAGCGGCACTGCAAGCCGGCATTATGGTTATCAACACAGTGTGAGCTCGCCCTATGCGCACGCTTATGCCAGCCGAAGAAGGTACGCGCCGACTGCGAGGGGGATGGTGAGCAGTCCGAGTATGACGCCTGGTGCTTTTAGCGGCGCGATGGGGCCGGTGATGACTCCTATTAGCGGACAAAGTCAATTAGGATCACAGACTCCCGCTGCTGGTGAGGAGAGGCAGCCCCAGCAAGGACAGGAGGATAATGACTCTGCATAAGGTCCCACAGTACTGCTCTTGAGCTAAAGCAGGTCACTACTGTAGTGAAGAGACTTGACGCTCGAGGCTTCCCCGCCAAATGGCCATTTCGCGCCATGTTTCCACCAGTTTTTCCCGCCAGATTAATCAACCATGCACATACACGAGTAAACGGCAACAGAACTTTCTATTCCTCCTTCCCGACTTAGAAATAACAAACATACACGGTCCCAGAGCAGACGACTAACCATCGAAATCGTCAACatgtcttctttttccctaTTCACATGTCTATCGATCCATCTTTATGCCAAAGCCGATATGGAAAACCCCAAAACAAAGTACCACATATAAAAATTCTTgagcttcttttcttcagtGCCTCTTCTCATTTTACTGTACTTTCGTTTCATTCTTATATTTATGCATTTTTGAGGAATCTGGTTATGATTCGAAGTTTGGCTTACTTTACCGTCTCATTTAGTTATGACAGTTGTACGGCCTGGAACGATAGTAGATTTTACAGTGATTTTCCTTTCCATACCTGAGACCTTtacttttctctctctatTACCACGTGACTCTTTCCATTGTTCATTTAGTCTCCGTAACGCACAGTATAGGCTAATGATCCAATCTTTCAATGCATCCAGTGACTCAAAGAGTATGAGGTCATGTAAACAAGGCCACATTAGTGGCATGTGTAAGATGTCATACATTTTCCAACTCTATTAAAACCATATACAACGTCTTCCCCCAAAAAGTCAGAAACAACAAGCAGAGAAGCATTCTTTATCCCACTCCTTACACCTATCTCAGACAGCCGTCGTCGTACTCACATTCCAGGGCCCTGCATCACTCATTTCACACCCGACAGGGCATTTACACGTACCCCCCAAATCAGCGGGCAAGCTTTCGGCGGGGATGTACTGCAAAAGCTCGGGCTTGTAATTTTTGCCCAAGATGTGGATTTTGCGGACAGTGGCTTCGTCCAGCCAGGGTTTAATGAGAGACCAGACGGTTGAGAAGAGATATGGTGCCTACCAGTGACATGCGAAGCGTAGCAGTCAGCATTTTAATCAAGATAGATACTgattgaaagaagaaaaaaataCATTGATGATAAACATGTGTCCCATCACTTCGGGCTAGTAGATGATCAGCATTTCGCTTAATGAGACGCGATGGTGATTGCCCATCATGATTATGGCCCAAAGTCTGTGCTTACGTCTGAAATTTGCCGAGAAAAAGATTATCAGCACGAGACTATTGAGCgaaaggggaaaaaggaTGTTACTCACAGTTGTTTTGGCCGACGGCGCTGGCTGCTCTGACATAATCTTTCACTACACACTCGCATCAGACTGTCAAGCTCAGTGAGTCGCTATTTCAAAAATACCTTTGTAAAATGTAGAAATACCGGCATTGTACAGATCCAAAATGGTACAGCTAGTTTCCACAAGATGACCCGTCATCTTCGATGAGGCAGGCAGCCTATCCCTCAAAAACTTCTCATATTCTGAAACCAACCTCTTCAGCTGTCGGTCTTGCGTTGTGATGGCATAGAGTTTGTTGATATCGAGCTTGCCGAGTTGTTCAATATATACAGGTCGGCCGTCATTGTCGGTTTTATGGTAGAACTGAGGGTAGTACTTGACCACTTGACTTTGTTCGGGGTAGTCGAAGCCATTGCTGCATAACCACCAGTCAATTTCTTGACCTATCTTATGCCGCCAGTCTcagaaatggaaggaatAGCTTAAAACTTACGCAGCAATCTCATCCGCTCCAAACTGCTTTCTCCATTTTTCATTGTTCGCCCACATCAACTTGGCTTTGGGCAGGTCAAATTTTCTTGCCCGCAGGAAACGAAGTAATGTCTGGTCGTCAAAACGGTTGTACCCGATTCGCTGAACCAGAGCTTCCCAATCCGCCGGAATGAGTTCTTCGGTAGTGAGCTCTTGGCGAAATTCCTTCAAAGCAGTTTCTTGAGCCTCAGAGCTAAAGTCGGATTAGCTGAGCCTCGAATGTGCTCAGGAAAGACAAACAGATGGCCCGGGTGGCCGGAAAGAGGATCATAGGCCTGTGGTGGATAAGCAATAGATCGACACGATACTCGTGAACTTACGCTCATATTACCACTCAGTGGTTTTAGTCAAAAACAGTTAGTCTTCAAGAAGatagaagaaaaaaaaacaatGAACAGAACGAAAAATGAGATCCGTTGAATTTTTATTACATTCAAACAGCCTGGCCtgcgccatcatcatggcTGTCAGAGTTCGTCATCACAGGTGGAGCATCATCTGCGCACCTCTTTATAAAGTGACTTTAGGAcccgcctccacctccattTATCTGATCCCGCGCCGTCCGATAAGGAAGTCCATATTTGGTTCCGCAGGCCATCACGCATAATGCGTATGACGGAAGTGTAGTCCTATATAAAGTATCTAAGTAGCGACACGAATGGACAACAAAACACGAGCCATGAGCCACAACTCCTCATGAAGACGATTGGGCGCTATCTCAGTCTTAGCCGGAACTCAGGGAAGAAGCATTGATGCGGCAGCAAACTATGGGGATCTTGCCACTATTAGGATGGTGGTGGGATGGAACAGCCATTGATCGAGCGAAAGAACAATACAATAATGGTGAGAAATGACATTACGAAAGTGACAGTGCACGGAAGTAAAAGGCGTGAAGGGAACATCAACATGAACGAAGGAACAAAAGCGAACTTGTAAGGGGGGAGTAGTCTGATGATCGATGAAGCTCTAAATAGCTGTTGTGGTGTGTAGCTGTTTCGACACTGGTTCTTACTCCTTCTCAGCTGGTCGTAGAAGGGCATAGATGATGGTGCCAGGTAAGAATATCGATCGTTTTAAGTACATATGAGTTAAAAAAGAATGGCAATCTGCGAAAATCATGAGACAGTTACAGTTACATACGACGTCTGTCAATCATCGTCAGTGTCGCTCCTTGTTCCTTGCGACGGTTTTCGTTCGTCAGTTGAAAGCACAATCCTCAGCTTGTATAGCCTTGACCACTAAGTATCAAGCAGCACTTACCATTCACCAGCACTCAGCGCGACATCATCTTTGGCTTATTATTTGTCACATATCTACCAGCAACCGTCCTTCGATTTACGTTGTTGTTAGATGTCAGATGTTATACATGGTATTGTCCAGGCTGTTTCAGATCTCCGGGACAACATAGGATGCGTTCGGCAACCGCTGGATAAATGAGCGATTCCAAAAAGTGCTGGCAGTTGAATCGATTGCTAAATATTTTACGAGCTCAATTAATAATcatttttttattttccGATTTTTTCATAGGTCGCCGAACGcgcaaaaaaaaaaacgcaCTCTGACCTTGAATGAATAACGAAGAGTGTTGACTGATGTGTAGTGTGAAGTACGAGTAGTGTAAACAGCTGACGCTCTCATCACTGTCTGCTGGCAACAATAATGATGTCTGTGAGAACATGAAGTGTCATTACGGGATACATACTCTGATGATAGACGGAGAATGCACAGTAGTCAGCCGATACAAACTGAAGTTCGCAAGCCACTGCGTCGTCGAAGTTAGGACccatttttatttttatttttttacCAACGCTGCCGAACGCTCCCTACTATTGCTGAGATGGAATCAGGGATTAGATTAGACTCATTAGAGGGTCAAGTTAGGAGCATTGCTTACATAAGCTTTCCAGTTGATGAGCCCCGCTATCAGTGTAATTAGTAGGAAATaacttcctctttttcatccGAGACATTGATTATTAAGAGCTAACCGCAACGCTTATGATACATTAGACCTTGCGAGAGTAC
This genomic interval carries:
- a CDS encoding expressed protein; amino-acid sequence: MSNQKEHQYWEVTAPAIEAQSSSQTELSPVGPQGVDYSPSQSLPQVPDSTPPPSGSHTSSGISSTYSSMMLPPLRMTHDPRNLVPSPLSSGHPQMYSLRPPPPNSSPNQIQAEFYYSYSMPYPPRPPAYSGHMPAHSGSSSNGPPEIFTPVSAHTNSYRFSYPGQGTIQPYLFSPWQGQDRQLPGAPGSNFGTSERKGSPDSSTTTGERWDRPSPNQVGAASPLTERSTSVDEKDCKGISYTADAEVKQTPQMKRQCFNCTNRNPPSWRKSVLHPGKILCNKCGIFERTHHRPRPPQNDDQKLRKASTLSNSIHRREAPPPLQNARTEHSSASPRSPFSGPQSTPMSTSLTYPPMYGSPDPLQASGGYFRRSATHQPTLGSPERSPFSHSMISPNLSSSAEDPNAMSGTASRHYGYQHSVSSPYAHAYASRRRYAPTARGMVSSPSMTPGAFSGAMGPVMTPISGQSQLGSQTPAAGEERQPQQGQEDNDSA
- a CDS encoding sec14 cytosolic factor, putative, with product MSAYDPLSGHPGHLSEAQETALKEFRQELTTEELIPADWEALVQRIGYNRFDDQTLLRFLRARKFDLPKAKLMWANNEKWRKQFGADEIAANGFDYPEQSQVVKYYPQFYHKTDNDGRPVYIEQLGKLDINKLYAITTQDRQLKRLVSEYEKFLRDRLPASSKMTGHLVETSCTILDLYNAGISTFYKVKDYVRAASAVGQNNYPEVMGHMFIINAPYLFSTVWSLIKPWLDEATVRKIHILGKNYKPELLQYIPAESLPADLGGTCKCPVGCEMSDAGPWNVSTTTAV